In Devosia beringensis, a single window of DNA contains:
- a CDS encoding 3-carboxy-cis,cis-muconate cycloisomerase encodes MTPWLSALAGDNDIAAILADDAQLAAMLAVEVALAEASADAGWISDDAAAAIKNAIAGFVPDHAQLAAGMLADGVVVPALLRQLRARVDPAHADALHRGATSQDIIDTALMLSLAKIFDLYEARLTGLLAEFEALARSAGERPLMAHTRMQAALPTRWRAKIDSWAEPLRRHRQALTAMRGTLLVVQLGGPVGDRESFEGHGGTIAAGMARRLDLGTASPWQATRDPIVALGNLLALISGSLGKFGADVALLSQTELGALKLEGAGGSSSMAHKANPVAAEVLVALARYNAGLSGTLGQAMVHEYERSGAAWTLEWLTLPPMLVTTAASLRLSLRLLEQIRLA; translated from the coding sequence ATGACCCCCTGGCTTTCCGCCCTTGCCGGCGACAATGACATTGCCGCCATCCTCGCCGACGACGCCCAGCTTGCCGCCATGCTGGCGGTCGAGGTCGCGCTGGCCGAGGCCAGTGCCGATGCCGGCTGGATCAGCGACGACGCTGCCGCCGCCATCAAGAACGCCATTGCCGGCTTCGTGCCGGACCACGCCCAGCTGGCTGCCGGCATGCTGGCCGATGGCGTCGTCGTGCCGGCTCTGCTGCGGCAGTTGCGCGCGCGCGTGGACCCGGCCCATGCCGACGCGCTGCACCGGGGCGCCACCAGCCAGGACATTATCGACACCGCGCTGATGCTGTCCCTGGCAAAGATCTTCGACCTCTATGAGGCCCGGCTGACCGGCCTCCTGGCCGAGTTCGAGGCGCTGGCGCGCAGCGCCGGCGAGCGGCCGCTCATGGCTCATACCCGCATGCAGGCGGCCCTGCCGACGCGCTGGCGCGCCAAGATCGACAGCTGGGCCGAACCGCTGCGCCGCCATCGCCAGGCGCTGACCGCCATGCGCGGCACGCTGCTGGTGGTGCAGCTGGGCGGGCCGGTGGGCGACCGCGAGAGTTTCGAGGGCCATGGCGGCACCATTGCCGCGGGCATGGCCAGAAGACTTGATCTCGGCACGGCCAGCCCCTGGCAGGCGACGCGCGACCCCATCGTGGCCTTGGGGAACCTCCTGGCGCTGATATCAGGCTCGCTGGGCAAGTTCGGCGCCGATGTGGCGTTGCTCTCTCAGACCGAACTGGGTGCGCTCAAGCTCGAAGGCGCGGGCGGCTCATCCTCCATGGCGCACAAGGCCAATCCGGTCGCCGCCGAAGTGCTGGTGGCTTTGGCGCGGTACAATGCTGGCCTCTCGGGCACGCTGGGCCAGGCCATGGTGCATGAATATGAGCGCTCGGGCGCCGCTTGGACGCTCGAATGGCTGACCCTGCCGCCCATGCTGGTCACCACCGCCGCCAGCCTGCGCCTCAGCCTGCGCCTGCTCGAGCAGATCAGGCTAGCCTAA
- the pcaG gene encoding protocatechuate 3,4-dioxygenase subunit alpha, translating to MLHPVPTLKETPSQTAGPYVHIGLTPNFAEIRGVYATDPGSTMLTPDTKGERITIAGRIFDGSGAPVNDALVELWQADGDGSYVPPMGPSSNAAPAFTGWGRQPTNGEGVFSFATIKPGPVPGPDGKLMAPHVNLWIVARGINIGLQTRLYFEDEAEANGTDFVLNKIMDPRRRQTLIARREEGDPVRYMLEIHLQGDKETVFFDM from the coding sequence ATGCTGCACCCGGTCCCGACGCTCAAGGAAACCCCGTCGCAGACGGCGGGGCCCTATGTCCATATCGGGCTGACGCCCAATTTTGCCGAGATCCGCGGCGTCTACGCCACCGACCCCGGCAGCACCATGCTGACGCCCGACACAAAGGGCGAGCGCATCACCATTGCCGGCCGGATTTTTGACGGCTCGGGCGCCCCGGTCAATGACGCGCTGGTCGAGCTCTGGCAGGCCGATGGTGATGGCTCCTATGTGCCGCCCATGGGCCCCAGTTCCAATGCGGCACCGGCCTTTACCGGCTGGGGCCGCCAGCCCACCAATGGCGAGGGCGTGTTCAGCTTTGCCACTATCAAGCCCGGCCCCGTGCCCGGCCCCGATGGCAAGCTGATGGCCCCCCATGTCAATCTGTGGATCGTCGCCCGCGGCATCAATATCGGCCTGCAGACCCGGCTCTATTTCGAGGATGAGGCCGAGGCCAATGGCACCGATTTCGTCCTCAACAAGATCATGGACCCGCGCCGCCGCCAGACCCTGATCGCTCGCCGCGAAGAGGGCGATCCCGTACGTTACATGCTGGAAATTCACCTGCAGGGCGACAAAGAAACCGTGTTTTTCGATATGTGA
- the pcaH gene encoding protocatechuate 3,4-dioxygenase subunit beta encodes MSGIILPGADGALYPRDRAWHPPANTPGYKSTTFRAPKHALLSLGGTASELTGPTFGHSSINPLDNDLIRNFSQDGSEAIGQRLIVYGQVLDENARAVPNTLVEFWQANAGGRYRHKKEAYLAPLDPNFGGCGRALTDENGFYSFRTVKPGAYPWPNGGNDWRPAHIHFSVFGHAFAQRLITQMYFEGDPMIWQCPIVGSIADKSAIDQLIARLDRHNTTPMDALAYRFDIVLRGRRSTMFENKLEGN; translated from the coding sequence ATGAGCGGCATCATTCTACCCGGCGCGGATGGCGCCCTTTATCCACGCGACCGGGCCTGGCATCCGCCGGCCAATACGCCGGGCTATAAAAGCACCACCTTCCGCGCGCCAAAGCACGCTCTGCTCTCGCTGGGCGGCACCGCCTCCGAGTTGACCGGGCCGACCTTTGGCCATTCAAGCATCAATCCCCTGGATAACGACCTCATCCGCAATTTCAGCCAGGACGGCAGCGAGGCCATCGGCCAGCGGCTGATCGTCTATGGTCAGGTGCTCGACGAAAATGCCCGGGCCGTGCCCAATACGCTGGTCGAGTTCTGGCAGGCCAATGCCGGCGGGCGCTACCGCCACAAGAAGGAGGCCTATCTCGCCCCGCTCGATCCCAATTTCGGCGGCTGCGGCCGGGCCTTGACCGACGAGAATGGGTTTTACTCCTTCCGCACCGTCAAGCCGGGCGCCTATCCTTGGCCCAATGGCGGCAATGACTGGCGCCCCGCCCATATCCACTTCTCGGTATTTGGCCATGCCTTTGCCCAGCGCCTGATCACCCAGATGTATTTCGAGGGCGACCCGATGATCTGGCAGTGCCCGATTGTCGGCTCGATTGCCGACAAGTCGGCCATCGACCAGCTCATCGCCCGGCTCGACCGCCACAACACCACCCCGATGGACGCGCTGGCCTATCGCTTCGATATCGTGCTGCGCGGCCGTCGCTCGACCATGTTCGAAAACAAGCTGGAGGGGAACTGA
- the pcaC gene encoding 4-carboxymuconolactone decarboxylase, protein MAEPTRFDTGMATRRAVLGDSHVDAATARQTPFDADFQRFITEGAWGSVWSRPGLTKRERSLVTIALLAALGHDEEVAMHVRATANTGCSPDDIKEALLHVAVYAGVPAANRAFRIAKEELAKEQAKREAAQ, encoded by the coding sequence ATGGCTGAGCCCACGCGCTTCGACACCGGCATGGCGACTCGCCGCGCCGTGCTGGGCGACTCCCATGTCGATGCCGCCACCGCGCGCCAGACTCCCTTCGACGCCGATTTCCAGCGCTTCATCACCGAAGGCGCCTGGGGTTCGGTCTGGTCGCGGCCGGGCCTGACCAAGCGCGAGCGGTCCCTGGTGACCATCGCGCTGCTGGCGGCGCTGGGCCATGATGAGGAAGTGGCCATGCATGTGCGGGCAACGGCCAATACCGGCTGCTCGCCCGACGATATCAAGGAGGCCCTGCTGCATGTCGCCGTCTATGCCGGCGTACCGGCAGCCAACCGGGCCTTCAGGATTGCCAAGGAAGAACTGGCCAAGGAACAGGCCAAGCGGGAGGCGGCACAATGA
- the pcaD gene encoding 3-oxoadipate enol-lactonase, with product MDFVRINGVLLAYRLTGPATAPVLALVNSLGTDARIWDGVIERLSADYCLLSYDKRGHGISDTPPGDYTLDDHVDDLLGLLDHLGIGQLALAGVSVGGLIAQGLALRAPERLSALVLCDTAASIGDAASWNARIDTVNTQGLGAIADLVMQRWFSPRFRQAHPDELAGWRNLFLRSDAAGYAATCATLRDTDLRTQIGAIATPTLVVAGEDDLSTPVELVRSCADAIAGSHFHILPETGHLPSIEQPGALARLIDRFLKETIHG from the coding sequence ATGGATTTCGTTCGCATCAATGGGGTGCTGCTGGCCTATCGGCTGACCGGCCCGGCAACGGCGCCGGTGCTGGCTTTGGTCAATTCGCTGGGCACCGACGCGCGCATCTGGGATGGCGTTATCGAGCGCCTCTCGGCCGATTACTGCCTGCTCTCCTATGACAAGCGCGGCCATGGAATCAGCGATACACCGCCGGGCGACTATACGCTCGACGATCATGTCGACGACCTGCTCGGCCTGCTCGATCACCTCGGTATCGGCCAACTGGCGCTGGCCGGCGTCTCCGTCGGCGGGCTGATCGCCCAGGGCCTGGCTTTGCGCGCGCCCGAGCGGCTGAGCGCGCTGGTGCTCTGCGACACGGCGGCCAGCATTGGCGACGCGGCCAGCTGGAATGCCCGCATCGACACAGTCAATACGCAGGGGCTGGGCGCCATTGCCGATCTGGTGATGCAGCGCTGGTTCAGCCCGCGCTTCCGCCAGGCCCATCCCGATGAGCTCGCCGGCTGGCGTAATCTCTTCCTGCGCAGCGATGCCGCCGGCTATGCCGCCACCTGCGCCACCCTGCGCGACACCGACCTGCGGACGCAGATCGGCGCCATCGCCACCCCGACTTTGGTCGTGGCGGGCGAGGACGATCTGTCGACCCCGGTCGAGCTGGTACGCAGTTGCGCCGACGCCATTGCCGGCTCCCACTTTCACATCCTGCCCGAGACCGGGCATCTTCCCTCTATCGAGCAGCCCGGCGCCCTGGCGCGGCTGATCGACCGCTTTCTCAAGGAGACCATCCATGGCTGA
- the pcaQ gene encoding pca operon transcription factor PcaQ, producing MPQRIDNRIKLRHLSCFLEVARLNSVGQAATALHVSQPAMSKTIRELEEIVGAKLFDRSRRQLVLSPFGEVFQRYAATSLAALRQGLDVAQGTREASVVRVGALPTVSARILPGAVAAFTALQPGARTRIITGPNDYLLALLRGGDVDLVIGRMAEPDAMAGLSFEHLYSERVVVAVRPGHPLLSQTSFSLRLIEAYQTLMPTPNSVIRRLVDRLLLTHGISDLRDPVETVSNAFGRAYIRQSDAVWIISEGVVSNDVAEGQLMLLPVDTSQTTGPVGFTTRSATVPSLAASSLMQAVRDAAAGLA from the coding sequence TTGCCGCAGCGCATCGACAACCGCATCAAGCTGCGGCACCTGAGCTGCTTTCTCGAAGTGGCCCGGCTCAACAGCGTCGGTCAGGCCGCCACGGCGCTGCATGTCAGCCAGCCGGCGATGTCCAAGACGATCCGGGAACTCGAAGAGATCGTGGGGGCCAAGCTCTTTGATCGCAGCCGGCGCCAGCTGGTGCTGAGCCCGTTCGGCGAGGTGTTCCAGCGCTATGCGGCGACCAGTCTGGCCGCCCTGCGCCAGGGGCTCGACGTGGCGCAAGGCACGCGCGAGGCCAGCGTGGTGCGGGTCGGCGCCCTGCCCACCGTTTCCGCCCGCATCCTGCCCGGCGCGGTCGCCGCCTTTACCGCTTTGCAGCCGGGCGCCCGCACCCGCATCATTACCGGGCCCAATGATTATCTGCTGGCGCTGCTGCGCGGCGGCGATGTCGACCTCGTCATCGGCCGCATGGCCGAGCCCGATGCGATGGCGGGGCTCTCCTTCGAGCATCTTTATTCCGAACGCGTCGTGGTGGCGGTGCGGCCGGGGCATCCGCTGCTGAGCCAAACCAGTTTCAGCCTGCGCCTGATCGAGGCCTACCAGACGCTGATGCCGACGCCCAATTCGGTGATCCGCAGGCTGGTCGACCGCCTGCTGCTGACCCATGGCATCAGCGACCTGCGCGATCCCGTCGAAACCGTCTCCAATGCCTTTGGCCGCGCCTATATCAGGCAGAGCGATGCGGTGTGGATTATTTCCGAAGGCGTGGTGAGCAATGACGTGGCCGAGGGCCAGCTCATGCTGCTGCCGGTCGATACCAGCCAGACCACCGGGCCGGTGGGCTTTACCACGCGCAGCGCCACGGTGCCCAGCCTGGCCGCCAGCAGCCTGATGCAGGCGGTGCGCGACGCAGCGGCGGGGCTGGCCTGA
- a CDS encoding helix-turn-helix domain-containing protein, whose translation MDRIPTYALYGEADADARQDWLHWETIQSRSALHDYRIAPHRHERFFQILSLTHGWGHATLDGTGFELRPPAIVVVPALTVHAYVFSHNVEGLVVTLLERDLGEAIDSPPAGVIVSGTTAIDTALDALLTEADRPGLFHELAMRAHLTVLQVALQRGRSLPAAPSEGAAKARLHVAAFRSLVDIRFRDTRRIADYAASMGITPTHLNRVCRQVLGISALAVIERRLALELRRQLLFSTLSIQQIGAGLGYDDPGYFTRVVKRLLGVTPAALRRSGQS comes from the coding sequence ATGGACCGGATCCCCACCTATGCGCTTTATGGCGAGGCCGATGCCGATGCCCGACAGGACTGGCTGCATTGGGAAACCATCCAGTCGCGCAGCGCGCTGCACGACTACCGCATCGCCCCCCATCGCCATGAGCGCTTCTTCCAGATCCTCAGCCTCACCCATGGCTGGGGCCATGCCACGCTCGATGGCACCGGCTTTGAGCTCCGCCCGCCGGCCATCGTCGTGGTGCCGGCGCTGACCGTGCATGCCTATGTCTTCAGCCACAATGTCGAGGGCCTGGTGGTGACGCTGCTCGAGCGCGATCTGGGCGAGGCCATCGACAGCCCGCCCGCCGGGGTGATCGTCAGCGGCACCACGGCCATCGACACGGCGCTCGACGCGCTGCTGACCGAAGCCGACCGGCCAGGCCTGTTCCATGAACTGGCCATGCGCGCCCATCTCACCGTGCTGCAGGTGGCGCTGCAGCGTGGCCGCAGCCTGCCGGCAGCGCCCAGCGAGGGGGCGGCAAAAGCCCGGCTGCATGTGGCCGCGTTCCGCTCGCTGGTCGATATCCGCTTCCGCGACACCAGGCGCATTGCCGACTATGCCGCCAGCATGGGCATTACCCCGACCCATCTCAACCGGGTCTGCCGCCAGGTGCTGGGCATTTCCGCCCTGGCAGTGATCGAGCGGCGGCTGGCGCTGGAGCTGCGCCGGCAATTGCTGTTCTCGACGCTGTCGATCCAGCAGATCGGGGCCGGGCTGGGCTATGACGACCCGGGCTATTTCACCCGGGTGGTCAAGCGCCTGCTCGGGGTGACCCCGGCCGCCTTGCGCAGAAGCGGCCAGAGCTGA
- the pobA gene encoding 4-hydroxybenzoate 3-monooxygenase: MRSQVVIIGAGPAGLMLGRLLELAGVDAVILERKSADYVLGRIRAGVLEQGTIALMDRAQAGQRMHAEGLVHQGVELSFDGDSQRIDFAALIDRHVMVYGQTEVTADLMKARQGRTLYEAEDVELHDLAGKPFVTFRQNGVTQRIDCDFIAGCDGFHGVARQSVPASALTTFERVYPFGWLGVLVDQPPVADELIYAHHERGFALCSQRSHTRSRYYVQVPTDEKVENWSDDRFWDELRLRLNPATAEALKTGVSIEKSIAPLRSFVAEPLRFGKLFLAGDAAHIVPPTGAKGLNLAMSDVAVLADALIEHCVEKSSAGIDAYSAKVLARIWKAERFSWWMTSLLHTFPDTGSFGRRIQRAEFDYLSGSLAAQQSLAENYTGLPD; this comes from the coding sequence TTGCGCAGTCAGGTGGTGATTATTGGAGCAGGGCCGGCAGGGCTGATGCTGGGGCGGCTGCTGGAGCTGGCGGGGGTCGATGCGGTCATTCTCGAGCGCAAGAGCGCCGATTATGTCCTCGGCCGCATTCGGGCCGGTGTGCTGGAACAGGGCACGATCGCGCTGATGGATCGCGCCCAGGCGGGCCAGCGCATGCATGCAGAAGGCCTTGTGCATCAAGGAGTTGAGCTCAGCTTTGACGGCGACAGTCAGCGCATCGACTTTGCCGCGCTGATCGACCGCCATGTTATGGTCTATGGCCAGACCGAGGTCACCGCCGACCTGATGAAGGCGCGGCAGGGCCGCACCCTCTACGAGGCCGAGGACGTCGAACTGCACGATCTGGCTGGAAAGCCCTTTGTCACTTTTCGCCAGAACGGGGTCACGCAGCGGATCGACTGCGACTTCATCGCCGGCTGCGACGGCTTTCACGGCGTGGCGCGGCAGAGCGTGCCTGCATCGGCGCTGACGACCTTCGAGCGCGTCTATCCCTTTGGCTGGCTTGGGGTATTGGTGGACCAGCCGCCGGTGGCCGACGAGCTGATCTATGCCCATCATGAACGCGGCTTTGCGCTGTGTTCGCAGCGCTCGCATACGCGCAGCCGTTACTATGTGCAGGTGCCAACCGACGAAAAGGTCGAGAACTGGTCCGATGACAGGTTCTGGGACGAGCTGCGCCTGCGGCTCAATCCGGCCACCGCGGAGGCGCTGAAGACCGGGGTTTCCATCGAAAAGTCCATCGCGCCCTTGCGCAGTTTCGTCGCCGAACCGCTGCGCTTCGGCAAGCTGTTCCTGGCCGGCGACGCGGCCCATATCGTGCCGCCGACCGGGGCCAAGGGGCTGAACCTGGCCATGAGCGACGTGGCCGTGCTGGCCGATGCGCTGATCGAGCACTGCGTCGAGAAATCATCGGCCGGGATCGATGCCTATTCGGCCAAGGTCTTGGCGCGCATCTGGAAAGCGGAGCGCTTCAGCTGGTGGATGACCAGCCTGCTGCACACTTTCCCCGATACCGGCAGCTTCGGCCGCCGCATCCAGCGGGCAGAGTTCGACTATCTGTCCGGCTCGCTGGCCGCGCAGCAGAGCCTGGCGGAGAACTATACCGGCCTGCCCGACTGA
- a CDS encoding TetR/AcrR family transcriptional regulator produces MADAVDERMMEKRRRILDAARILVLRHGLRGTTMEAIARAAQIAKPTLYAQFADKDAVFTGIVDTMMDELLAAYDRGMQGPGDIAERIGNALAGQFASLARSLEGSPHAAEIMSEHRRAGIRVRDTDLRAQAEIAAALQAAGTEDPAMLAKVICAAAYGIALKTPDEAAMTAAIKLLCRKLIG; encoded by the coding sequence TTGGCTGACGCGGTTGACGAGCGGATGATGGAAAAGCGGCGGCGCATCCTCGATGCCGCCCGTATTCTGGTGCTGCGCCATGGCCTGCGCGGCACCACCATGGAGGCCATTGCGCGCGCGGCGCAGATCGCCAAGCCGACGCTCTATGCCCAGTTTGCCGACAAGGACGCCGTCTTTACCGGCATTGTCGACACCATGATGGACGAGCTGCTGGCTGCCTATGATAGGGGCATGCAGGGCCCCGGGGATATTGCCGAGCGCATCGGCAATGCGCTGGCGGGGCAATTTGCCAGCCTGGCGCGGTCCCTCGAGGGTTCGCCCCACGCCGCCGAGATCATGAGCGAGCATCGGCGGGCGGGGATCCGGGTCCGCGACACCGACCTGCGCGCCCAAGCCGAGATCGCCGCCGCCCTGCAGGCCGCCGGCACCGAGGATCCGGCCATGCTGGCCAAGGTAATCTGCGCCGCCGCCTATGGCATTGCGCTCAAGACCCCGGACGAAGCCGCCATGACCGCGGCCATCAAGCTGCTGTGCCGCAAACTGATCGGCTGA
- a CDS encoding SDR family oxidoreductase gives MTDRVLVTGISGFLGGHVALQLLTAGYTVRGSVRNLSKADKVRDTLSKAGADTSRLEFVALDLLSDAGWREAMDGVRYLQHTASPFALETPKDPNDFIRPAVEGTRRAIEAALAAQVERVVLTSSIAAIQYGQADYARTMTEADWTDVDSPTTGAYPKSKTLAEREAWRLMDAAGRHDDLAVINPAGILGPLLDEDPGTSATIIRRLLDGKLPAAPKLAMSLVDVRDVAALQVDAMTNPAAGGQRCIASQGTYWMSDVGRMLRPAFPDRRVPTGELPTWLLRVVALFDRDIRDNLHELGTMKRVDGHRGSERLGRPLITAADAAIATGRSLVAHHLV, from the coding sequence ATGACCGACCGTGTTCTCGTCACCGGCATATCCGGCTTTCTCGGCGGCCATGTCGCCCTGCAACTGCTCACTGCTGGCTACACCGTGCGCGGCAGTGTGCGCAACCTTTCCAAGGCCGACAAGGTCCGCGATACGCTGAGCAAGGCCGGCGCCGACACGTCGCGCCTCGAATTCGTGGCGCTGGACCTGCTGAGCGATGCCGGCTGGCGCGAAGCGATGGATGGCGTGCGCTACCTCCAGCATACCGCCTCGCCCTTTGCGCTGGAAACCCCCAAGGATCCCAACGACTTCATTCGCCCCGCCGTCGAGGGCACGCGCCGGGCCATCGAGGCGGCCCTGGCCGCCCAGGTCGAGCGCGTGGTGCTGACCTCCTCCATCGCCGCCATCCAGTATGGCCAGGCCGACTATGCGCGCACCATGACCGAGGCCGACTGGACCGATGTCGACAGCCCCACGACCGGCGCCTATCCCAAATCCAAGACACTGGCCGAGCGCGAGGCCTGGCGGCTGATGGACGCCGCCGGCCGCCACGATGACCTGGCCGTCATCAACCCGGCCGGCATTCTCGGACCGCTGCTGGACGAGGATCCCGGCACCTCGGCGACGATCATCCGCCGCCTGCTCGACGGCAAGCTGCCGGCGGCGCCGAAACTGGCGATGTCGCTGGTCGATGTGCGCGACGTGGCGGCGCTACAGGTCGATGCCATGACCAATCCGGCCGCCGGCGGCCAGCGCTGCATTGCCTCACAAGGCACCTACTGGATGAGCGATGTGGGCCGCATGCTGCGCCCGGCCTTTCCGGACCGCCGCGTACCGACGGGCGAATTGCCCACCTGGCTGCTGCGCGTGGTTGCCCTGTTCGACCGGGATATCCGCGACAATCTGCACGAACTGGGCACCATGAAGCGCGTCGATGGCCACCGCGGCAGCGAGCGCCTGGGCCGGCCGCTGATCACCGCCGCCGACGCCGCCATCGCCACCGGCCGGAGCCTTGTCGCCCATCACCTGGTGTGA
- a CDS encoding branched-chain amino acid ABC transporter permease — MTTPSETGYRSAAAALPIGTPRHHVVIFAVLLGLLLIAPSVLYPVFLMKVLCFALFASALNLLLGFGGLLSFGHAAFFGSSSYVAAYAAKAWGLNPEFAILLGVLAATVLGLGIGVLAIRRQGIYFAMVTLAFAQMVYFIAVQAPFTGGEDGIQAVPRGKLFGLIDLTSDYTLYFVVLAIVFGALLLIYRIIHSPFGQVLKAIRDNEPRSISLGYKVNRYKLAVFVMSAALAGLAGATKAIVFQLASLTDVYWSMSGEVVLMTLLGGMGTVFGPLIGAAVIVTMQNYFAGFGAWVTVLQGVIFVASVLLFREGIAGVLAKWLKKPL, encoded by the coding sequence ATGACCACCCCGTCGGAAACCGGCTATCGATCCGCCGCTGCGGCCCTGCCGATCGGCACGCCGCGCCACCATGTGGTGATCTTTGCCGTCCTGCTCGGTCTGCTCCTGATCGCGCCCAGCGTGCTCTATCCCGTCTTCCTGATGAAGGTGCTGTGCTTCGCGCTGTTCGCCAGTGCGCTCAACCTGCTGCTCGGCTTTGGCGGCCTGTTGTCATTCGGCCATGCGGCCTTCTTTGGGTCGTCCAGCTATGTTGCGGCCTATGCCGCCAAGGCCTGGGGGCTCAACCCCGAATTTGCTATCCTGCTGGGCGTGCTGGCGGCCACCGTGCTTGGCCTAGGCATCGGTGTGCTCGCCATTCGCCGTCAGGGCATCTATTTCGCCATGGTGACGCTGGCCTTCGCGCAGATGGTCTACTTTATTGCGGTGCAGGCGCCCTTCACCGGCGGCGAAGACGGCATCCAGGCCGTGCCGCGCGGCAAGCTGTTCGGGCTGATTGACCTCACCTCGGACTACACGCTGTATTTCGTCGTGCTGGCCATCGTCTTTGGGGCGCTGCTGCTGATCTACCGCATCATCCATTCGCCCTTCGGACAGGTGCTAAAGGCCATTCGCGACAATGAACCGCGCTCGATCTCGCTGGGCTACAAGGTCAACCGCTACAAGCTCGCCGTCTTCGTGATGTCGGCCGCCCTGGCGGGCCTCGCCGGCGCCACCAAGGCCATCGTCTTCCAGCTTGCCTCGCTGACCGATGTCTACTGGTCCATGTCCGGCGAGGTGGTGCTGATGACACTGCTGGGTGGCATGGGCACGGTTTTCGGGCCCCTGATCGGCGCGGCCGTCATCGTCACCATGCAGAACTATTTTGCCGGCTTCGGGGCCTGGGTGACGGTCCTGCAGGGCGTGATCTTCGTCGCCAGCGTGCTACTGTTCCGCGAAGGTATCGCGGGCGTTCTTGCCAAGTGGCTCAAGAAACCGCTCTAG
- a CDS encoding branched-chain amino acid ABC transporter permease: MFELLGIPPQALFGQLLLGLINGSFYALLSLGLAVIFGLLNIINFSHGAQYMMGAFVAWMLLTYTGINYWWALLIVPIVVGASGVVIERLMISRLYHLDHLYGLLLTFGLALIIQGLFRNQYGVSGLPYSIPAELSGGTNLGFMFLPNYRGWVVFASVVVCFATWFAIEKTRLGAYLRAATENPTLVGAFGINVPRMITLTYGFGVALAALAGVLAAPIYSVNPNMGADLIIVVFAVVVIGGMGSILGAILTGFGLGIVEGLTRVIYPEGSSVVIFVIMAIVLLVKPAGLFGRTQ, encoded by the coding sequence ATGTTCGAGCTTTTGGGCATACCGCCTCAGGCACTTTTCGGCCAGTTGCTGCTGGGGCTGATCAACGGCTCGTTCTATGCCCTGCTCAGCCTGGGGTTGGCCGTCATCTTCGGCCTGCTCAACATCATCAATTTCAGCCACGGCGCGCAGTACATGATGGGGGCCTTCGTCGCCTGGATGCTGCTGACCTACACCGGCATCAACTATTGGTGGGCGCTGCTGATCGTGCCGATCGTGGTGGGCGCAAGCGGGGTGGTGATCGAACGCCTGATGATTAGCCGGCTCTACCATCTCGACCATCTCTATGGCCTGCTGCTGACCTTCGGGCTGGCGCTGATCATCCAGGGCCTGTTCCGCAACCAGTATGGCGTGTCCGGCCTGCCCTATTCCATTCCTGCCGAACTTTCGGGCGGCACCAATCTTGGCTTCATGTTCCTGCCCAACTATCGCGGCTGGGTGGTGTTCGCCTCGGTCGTGGTGTGCTTTGCCACCTGGTTCGCCATCGAGAAGACCCGCCTGGGCGCCTATCTGCGCGCCGCTACCGAAAACCCGACGCTGGTAGGCGCCTTCGGCATCAATGTTCCGCGCATGATCACCCTTACCTATGGCTTCGGGGTTGCCTTGGCAGCGCTGGCCGGCGTGCTGGCAGCCCCCATCTATTCGGTCAATCCCAATATGGGCGCCGACCTCATCATCGTGGTGTTTGCCGTCGTTGTCATTGGCGGCATGGGCTCCATCTTGGGCGCTATCCTAACCGGCTTCGGCCTCGGCATCGTCGAGGGGCTGACCCGCGTCATCTACCCCGAAGGCTCGTCCGTGGTGATCTTCGTGATCATGGCCATCGTGCTGCTCGTCAAGCCTGCAGGGCTGTTTGGAAGGACTCAGTGA